Proteins found in one Elephas maximus indicus isolate mEleMax1 chromosome 11, mEleMax1 primary haplotype, whole genome shotgun sequence genomic segment:
- the KLC3 gene encoding kinesin light chain 3 isoform X2, producing the protein MSVEVAVPGDMGLGPERLNPEELVQQTRQVVQGLEALRAEHRGLAGHLAEALAGQGPAAGLELLEEKHQVVCHSLEAIELGLGEAQVLLALSAHVGALEAEKQRLRAQARRLAQENAWLREELEETQRRLRASEEAVAQLEEEKSHLEFLGQLRQYDPPSESQPESPPRRDSLASLFPSEEEEKKGPEAAGAAAAQQGGYEIPARLRTLHNLVIQYAGQGRYEVAVPLCRQALEDLERSSGHCHPDVATMLNILALVYRDQNKYKEATDLLHDALQIREQTLGPEHPAVAATLNNLAVLYGKRGRYREAEPLCQRALEIREKALGTDHPDVAKQLNNLALLCQNQGKFEEVEQHYARALSIYEALGGPHDPNVAKTKNNLASAYLKQNKYQQAEELYKEILSREDLPAPLGAPSTGRAEDADQQALRRSSSFSKLRESIRRGSEKLVSRLRGEGVAGAAGMKRAVSLNMLNVDGPRTAGTQVQFPNRHLSEAQRTLSASTQDLGPR; encoded by the exons ATGTCAGTGGAGGTGGCGGTCCCCGGCGACATGGGGCTGGGCCCGGAGCGCCTGAATCCTGAAGAGCTGGTGCAGCAGACGCGGCAGGTGGTGCAGGGGCTGGAGGCGCTGCGAGCCGAGCACCGTGGCCTGGCTGGGCACCTGGCTGAGGCTCTGGCAGGGCAGGGCCCGGCGGCCGGCTTGGAGCTGCTGGAAGAAAAGCACCAGGTGGTGTGCCACTCGCTGGAGGCCATTGAACTGGGACTGGGCGAGGCACAG GTGCTGCTGGCACTGTCGGCACATGTGGGCGCGCTGGAGGCCGAGAAACAGCGGCTGCGGGCGCAGGCCCGGAGGCTGGCCCAGGAGAACGCATGGCTGCGGGAGGAGCTGGAGGAGACGCAGCGGCGCCTTCGGGCCAgtgaggaggctgtggcccagctaGAGGAGGAGAAGAGCCACCTCGAGTTCCTGGGGCAACTGAGGCAGTATGACCCACCCTCGGAGAGCCAg CCCGAGTCCCCACCTCGCCGAGACAGCCTGGCCTCACTATTTCCcagtgaggaggaggagaagaaag GTCCCGAGGCAGCAGGGGCGGCAGCAGCCCAGCAGGGTGGCTATGAGATTCCGGCCCGCCTCCGGACCCTGCACAACCTCGTGATCCAGTACGCGGGACAGGGCCGCTACGAGGTAGCTGtgccactgtgccgccaggccCTGGAAGACCTGGAGCGGAGCTCGGGCCACTGCCACCCAGACGTGGCCACCATGCTCAACATCCTGGCGCTGGTGTACCG GGACCAGAACAAGTATAAGGAAGCCACAGACCTTCTCCATGATGCCCTACAAATCCGGGAGCAGACACTGGGCCCTGAGCACCCAGCG GTGGCTGCCACCCTCAACAACTTGGCAGTCCTCTATGGGAAGCGCGGGCGCTACCGGGAGGCGGAGCCCCTATGCCAGAGAGCCCTGGAGATCCGGGAGAAG GCCCTGGGCACCGACCACCCAGATGTGGCCAAGCAGCTGAACAACCTGGCCCTGCTCTGCCAGAACCAGGGCAAGTTTGAGGAGGTGGAGCAGCACTACGCCCGGGCCCTGAGCATCTATGAGGCCCTGGGCGGGCCCCATGACCCCAACGTGGCCAAGACCAAGAACAACCTG GCCTCAGCCTACCTGAAACAGAATAAGTACCAGCAAGCAGAAGAACTGTACAAAGAAATCCTCAGCCGGGAGGACCTGCCCGCCCCTCTCG GAGCCCCCAGTACAGGCAGAGCTGAAGATGCGGACCAACAA GCCCTTCGTCGGAGCAGCTCTTTCTCCAAACTCCGGGAGTCCATCCGGCGGGGAAGCGAGAAGCTGGTCTCCCGGCTCCGAGGCGAGGGGGTGGCGGGAGCAGCTGG GATGAAGAGAGCCGTGTCACTCAACATGCTGAATGTGGATGGCCCAAGGACTGCAGGGACTCAAGTGCAG TTCCCCAACCGGCACCTGAGTGAGGCCCAGCGGACCCTCAGCGCCAGCACCCAGGACCTAGGCCCTCGCTAA
- the KLC3 gene encoding kinesin light chain 3 isoform X3, with the protein MSVEVAVPGDMGLGPERLNPEELVQQTRQVVQGLEALRAEHRGLAGHLAEALAGQGPAAGLELLEEKHQVVCHSLEAIELGLGEAQVLLALSAHVGALEAEKQRLRAQARRLAQENAWLREELEETQRRLRASEEAVAQLEEEKSHLEFLGQLRQYDPPSESQQPESPPRRDSLASLFPSEEEEKKGPEAAGAAAAQQGGYEIPARLRTLHNLVIQYAGQGRYEVAVPLCRQALEDLERSSGHCHPDVATMLNILALVYRDQNKYKEATDLLHDALQIREQTLGPEHPAVAATLNNLAVLYGKRGRYREAEPLCQRALEIREKALGTDHPDVAKQLNNLALLCQNQGKFEEVEQHYARALSIYEALGGPHDPNVAKTKNNLASAYLKQNKYQQAEELYKEILSREDLPAPLGPSSEQLFLQTPGVHPAGKREAGLPAPRRGGGGSSWDEESRVTQHAECGWPKDCRDSSAVPQPAPE; encoded by the exons ATGTCAGTGGAGGTGGCGGTCCCCGGCGACATGGGGCTGGGCCCGGAGCGCCTGAATCCTGAAGAGCTGGTGCAGCAGACGCGGCAGGTGGTGCAGGGGCTGGAGGCGCTGCGAGCCGAGCACCGTGGCCTGGCTGGGCACCTGGCTGAGGCTCTGGCAGGGCAGGGCCCGGCGGCCGGCTTGGAGCTGCTGGAAGAAAAGCACCAGGTGGTGTGCCACTCGCTGGAGGCCATTGAACTGGGACTGGGCGAGGCACAG GTGCTGCTGGCACTGTCGGCACATGTGGGCGCGCTGGAGGCCGAGAAACAGCGGCTGCGGGCGCAGGCCCGGAGGCTGGCCCAGGAGAACGCATGGCTGCGGGAGGAGCTGGAGGAGACGCAGCGGCGCCTTCGGGCCAgtgaggaggctgtggcccagctaGAGGAGGAGAAGAGCCACCTCGAGTTCCTGGGGCAACTGAGGCAGTATGACCCACCCTCGGAGAGCCAg CAGCCCGAGTCCCCACCTCGCCGAGACAGCCTGGCCTCACTATTTCCcagtgaggaggaggagaagaaag GTCCCGAGGCAGCAGGGGCGGCAGCAGCCCAGCAGGGTGGCTATGAGATTCCGGCCCGCCTCCGGACCCTGCACAACCTCGTGATCCAGTACGCGGGACAGGGCCGCTACGAGGTAGCTGtgccactgtgccgccaggccCTGGAAGACCTGGAGCGGAGCTCGGGCCACTGCCACCCAGACGTGGCCACCATGCTCAACATCCTGGCGCTGGTGTACCG GGACCAGAACAAGTATAAGGAAGCCACAGACCTTCTCCATGATGCCCTACAAATCCGGGAGCAGACACTGGGCCCTGAGCACCCAGCG GTGGCTGCCACCCTCAACAACTTGGCAGTCCTCTATGGGAAGCGCGGGCGCTACCGGGAGGCGGAGCCCCTATGCCAGAGAGCCCTGGAGATCCGGGAGAAG GCCCTGGGCACCGACCACCCAGATGTGGCCAAGCAGCTGAACAACCTGGCCCTGCTCTGCCAGAACCAGGGCAAGTTTGAGGAGGTGGAGCAGCACTACGCCCGGGCCCTGAGCATCTATGAGGCCCTGGGCGGGCCCCATGACCCCAACGTGGCCAAGACCAAGAACAACCTG GCCTCAGCCTACCTGAAACAGAATAAGTACCAGCAAGCAGAAGAACTGTACAAAGAAATCCTCAGCCGGGAGGACCTGCCCGCCCCTCTCG GCCCTTCGTCGGAGCAGCTCTTTCTCCAAACTCCGGGAGTCCATCCGGCGGGGAAGCGAGAAGCTGGTCTCCCGGCTCCGAGGCGAGGGGGTGGCGGGAGCAGCTGG GATGAAGAGAGCCGTGTCACTCAACATGCTGAATGTGGATGGCCCAAGGACTGCAGGGACTCAAGTGCAG TTCCCCAACCGGCACCTGAGTGA
- the KLC3 gene encoding kinesin light chain 3 isoform X1 — MSVEVAVPGDMGLGPERLNPEELVQQTRQVVQGLEALRAEHRGLAGHLAEALAGQGPAAGLELLEEKHQVVCHSLEAIELGLGEAQVLLALSAHVGALEAEKQRLRAQARRLAQENAWLREELEETQRRLRASEEAVAQLEEEKSHLEFLGQLRQYDPPSESQQPESPPRRDSLASLFPSEEEEKKGPEAAGAAAAQQGGYEIPARLRTLHNLVIQYAGQGRYEVAVPLCRQALEDLERSSGHCHPDVATMLNILALVYRDQNKYKEATDLLHDALQIREQTLGPEHPAVAATLNNLAVLYGKRGRYREAEPLCQRALEIREKALGTDHPDVAKQLNNLALLCQNQGKFEEVEQHYARALSIYEALGGPHDPNVAKTKNNLASAYLKQNKYQQAEELYKEILSREDLPAPLGAPSTGRAEDADQQALRRSSSFSKLRESIRRGSEKLVSRLRGEGVAGAAGMKRAVSLNMLNVDGPRTAGTQVQFPNRHLSEAQRTLSASTQDLGPR, encoded by the exons ATGTCAGTGGAGGTGGCGGTCCCCGGCGACATGGGGCTGGGCCCGGAGCGCCTGAATCCTGAAGAGCTGGTGCAGCAGACGCGGCAGGTGGTGCAGGGGCTGGAGGCGCTGCGAGCCGAGCACCGTGGCCTGGCTGGGCACCTGGCTGAGGCTCTGGCAGGGCAGGGCCCGGCGGCCGGCTTGGAGCTGCTGGAAGAAAAGCACCAGGTGGTGTGCCACTCGCTGGAGGCCATTGAACTGGGACTGGGCGAGGCACAG GTGCTGCTGGCACTGTCGGCACATGTGGGCGCGCTGGAGGCCGAGAAACAGCGGCTGCGGGCGCAGGCCCGGAGGCTGGCCCAGGAGAACGCATGGCTGCGGGAGGAGCTGGAGGAGACGCAGCGGCGCCTTCGGGCCAgtgaggaggctgtggcccagctaGAGGAGGAGAAGAGCCACCTCGAGTTCCTGGGGCAACTGAGGCAGTATGACCCACCCTCGGAGAGCCAg CAGCCCGAGTCCCCACCTCGCCGAGACAGCCTGGCCTCACTATTTCCcagtgaggaggaggagaagaaag GTCCCGAGGCAGCAGGGGCGGCAGCAGCCCAGCAGGGTGGCTATGAGATTCCGGCCCGCCTCCGGACCCTGCACAACCTCGTGATCCAGTACGCGGGACAGGGCCGCTACGAGGTAGCTGtgccactgtgccgccaggccCTGGAAGACCTGGAGCGGAGCTCGGGCCACTGCCACCCAGACGTGGCCACCATGCTCAACATCCTGGCGCTGGTGTACCG GGACCAGAACAAGTATAAGGAAGCCACAGACCTTCTCCATGATGCCCTACAAATCCGGGAGCAGACACTGGGCCCTGAGCACCCAGCG GTGGCTGCCACCCTCAACAACTTGGCAGTCCTCTATGGGAAGCGCGGGCGCTACCGGGAGGCGGAGCCCCTATGCCAGAGAGCCCTGGAGATCCGGGAGAAG GCCCTGGGCACCGACCACCCAGATGTGGCCAAGCAGCTGAACAACCTGGCCCTGCTCTGCCAGAACCAGGGCAAGTTTGAGGAGGTGGAGCAGCACTACGCCCGGGCCCTGAGCATCTATGAGGCCCTGGGCGGGCCCCATGACCCCAACGTGGCCAAGACCAAGAACAACCTG GCCTCAGCCTACCTGAAACAGAATAAGTACCAGCAAGCAGAAGAACTGTACAAAGAAATCCTCAGCCGGGAGGACCTGCCCGCCCCTCTCG GAGCCCCCAGTACAGGCAGAGCTGAAGATGCGGACCAACAA GCCCTTCGTCGGAGCAGCTCTTTCTCCAAACTCCGGGAGTCCATCCGGCGGGGAAGCGAGAAGCTGGTCTCCCGGCTCCGAGGCGAGGGGGTGGCGGGAGCAGCTGG GATGAAGAGAGCCGTGTCACTCAACATGCTGAATGTGGATGGCCCAAGGACTGCAGGGACTCAAGTGCAG TTCCCCAACCGGCACCTGAGTGAGGCCCAGCGGACCCTCAGCGCCAGCACCCAGGACCTAGGCCCTCGCTAA